Proteins encoded within one genomic window of Congzhengia minquanensis:
- a CDS encoding M24 family metallopeptidase has protein sequence MYIKRTQKLTKASPCASLITSPENIYYFSGFTGGEGALFIDQNRRLLFTDSRYTVQAHEQAPDFEIIDLAEKSLSAFLKGENLQTIGFEDDFVTFQTYLGLEKIADKSVWLPISDKILEIRMIKDETELAAIASAAKLADNAFSYILTQIAPGKTEREIALLLEFHMKQNGAEGLSFETIAASGVRSAMPHGTATDKVIEKNDFFTLDFGCKFQGYCSDMTRTVVVGKASDKQKQIYETVLSAQKAALSELSAGAMANVVDSVARNLIKDAGFGKYFGHGLGHSVGLKVHEKPSLSPKCSDILLPGELMTVEPGIYIENFGGVRIEDLVVIKEDGYENLVASPKELIEL, from the coding sequence TTGTATATTAAACGCACGCAAAAGCTTACCAAAGCTTCACCCTGCGCCAGCCTCATCACCTCCCCGGAAAATATTTACTATTTTTCGGGCTTTACGGGGGGCGAGGGCGCGCTTTTTATTGATCAAAACCGCCGCCTTTTGTTTACCGACTCGCGCTATACGGTGCAGGCCCACGAGCAGGCGCCGGATTTTGAAATTATTGATCTTGCAGAAAAAAGCCTCTCTGCATTTTTAAAAGGAGAAAACCTTCAAACCATTGGTTTTGAAGATGATTTCGTGACCTTTCAAACCTATTTGGGGCTGGAAAAAATCGCAGATAAATCGGTTTGGCTGCCTATATCAGATAAAATATTAGAGATTCGAATGATTAAAGACGAAACAGAGCTTGCTGCAATTGCCTCTGCAGCAAAGCTTGCCGACAACGCGTTTTCCTATATTTTAACGCAAATTGCCCCGGGCAAAACAGAACGGGAAATTGCCCTTTTGCTGGAATTTCACATGAAGCAAAACGGCGCCGAGGGGCTTTCTTTTGAAACCATTGCGGCCTCCGGCGTGCGCAGCGCCATGCCCCACGGCACAGCCACGGATAAAGTAATTGAAAAAAACGACTTTTTCACCCTGGATTTTGGCTGTAAGTTTCAAGGTTATTGCAGCGACATGACCAGAACCGTGGTTGTGGGAAAGGCCAGCGACAAACAAAAACAAATTTATGAAACCGTGCTTTCGGCGCAGAAAGCCGCCCTGTCAGAGCTCTCTGCCGGTGCGATGGCCAACGTGGTGGACTCGGTTGCGCGAAACCTGATTAAAGACGCGGGGTTTGGTAAATATTTCGGTCACGGCTTAGGTCACAGCGTTGGGCTGAAAGTGCATGAAAAACCGTCCCTCTCGCCCAAGTGCAGCGATATTTTGCTGCCTGGCGAGCTGATGACGGTTGAACCCGGCATTTATATCGAAAACTTCGGCGGCGTGAGAATTGAAGATTTGGTGGTTATAAAAGAAGACGGTTATGAAAACCTGGTTGCATCGCCAAAAGAACTGATTGAACTTTAA
- a CDS encoding DUF4830 domain-containing protein, with the protein MKSFLKENFTHILFLILVGLVLILWGRLIAGEFITNAATRGLNTTQDRVRCAESYGWQVDPTSETQENVYIPQEFDDVYNRYNRLQRMCGFDLYKYRGKGVIRYTFRALNFPGAEDAEVFVNILVYDGKMIGGDCMTVALDGFMVPIDRRFLD; encoded by the coding sequence ATGAAAAGCTTTTTAAAAGAAAATTTTACACATATTCTGTTTTTAATTTTAGTTGGCTTGGTGCTGATTTTGTGGGGAAGGCTCATCGCCGGGGAATTTATAACAAACGCAGCTACCCGCGGACTTAACACCACACAGGACCGGGTGCGGTGCGCCGAAAGCTACGGCTGGCAGGTTGACCCGACCAGCGAAACACAGGAGAATGTTTATATTCCCCAGGAGTTTGACGATGTTTATAACCGCTACAACCGCTTGCAGAGAATGTGTGGCTTCGACCTTTACAAATACCGCGGAAAAGGCGTAATACGCTACACCTTTCGGGCATTAAATTTTCCCGGGGCAGAAGATGCGGAGGTTTTTGTAAACATTTTGGTTTATGACGGAAAAATGATTGGCGGCGACTGCATGACCGTGGCGTTAGACGGTTTTATGGTGCCCATTGACCGGCGTTTTTTGGACTAA
- a CDS encoding biotin--[acetyl-CoA-carboxylase] ligase, with protein MKEKLLELFEQNRGTLISGSDIAKSLGVSRAAVNKAISGLRDSGYKFDATSRLGYVFSEKNDIISPSGIYKYLNGNKHKIVHLDEVNSTNTALKELAQNGAQEGTVVVTEMQTGGKGRRGKRFFSPRGCGVYFSLLLRPRLKAADSVFITVAASVAVRRAIKLLLHADTQIKWVNDVYFNNKKLCGILTEASMEIESGYLNYAVLGIGINIKPPENGYPEEFAFKTTNLSEISHPLPDDLKNKLIAEVLTQFDRLYETLEQKDYIEEYKEASCILNRKIEILAGSYAGPAVAEDIDSDANLIVRLPNGNTAALNSGDVSICL; from the coding sequence ATGAAAGAAAAATTGTTAGAACTTTTTGAGCAAAACCGCGGAACGCTGATTTCCGGCAGCGACATTGCAAAAAGCCTGGGCGTGAGCCGCGCGGCAGTGAACAAGGCCATTTCCGGCCTGCGGGATTCAGGCTATAAATTCGATGCTACCAGCCGCTTAGGATATGTGTTTTCTGAAAAGAACGACATCATTTCCCCCAGCGGCATTTATAAATATTTAAACGGAAACAAACACAAAATTGTTCATTTAGATGAAGTAAATTCCACAAACACCGCCTTAAAGGAATTGGCGCAAAACGGCGCTCAAGAGGGCACCGTTGTGGTGACAGAGATGCAAACCGGCGGCAAAGGACGCCGCGGCAAACGCTTTTTTTCACCCAGAGGCTGCGGCGTATATTTCAGCCTGCTGCTCCGCCCGCGATTAAAGGCGGCAGACTCTGTTTTCATTACCGTAGCCGCGTCTGTTGCAGTGCGCCGGGCCATAAAACTCCTGCTGCATGCCGACACACAAATAAAATGGGTAAACGATGTTTATTTTAACAACAAAAAGCTGTGCGGAATTTTAACAGAGGCGTCTATGGAAATTGAATCGGGCTATTTAAATTATGCGGTTTTAGGAATTGGAATTAACATAAAACCGCCGGAAAACGGATATCCCGAGGAGTTTGCCTTTAAAACGACAAACCTTTCAGAAATTTCACATCCGCTTCCCGACGATTTAAAAAACAAGCTGATTGCCGAAGTGCTTACGCAGTTCGACAGGCTATATGAAACGTTAGAGCAAAAAGATTATATTGAGGAATATAAAGAGGCCTCCTGTATTTTGAACCGTAAAATTGAAATTCTAGCCGGGTCTTATGCCGGCCCGGCGGTTGCTGAGGATATCGACAGCGATGCAAACCTTATCGTGCGCCTGCCAAACGGCAACACCGCCGCGCTGAACTCCGGCGATGTGAGCATTTGCCTTTAG
- a CDS encoding AraC family transcriptional regulator yields MNEKFNKYKNHIISLCGVDCNLFDVRLRKFLEVPSFCQTCPRYPDHANTHLYGCYEAQRWDDKYIYYCPRGFIFIAVAICDEMHIMDYGVIAGPILMGEPDEEQNAFLGIIPHLSTKNVNDLTELMVPVFCRTLQFGRQWEDIQTKDFLNAVYDAAAENTDIKKEQYPISLENDLRDSIINGNKKRAKEILNLLLGHIFFHSAGELDKIKERITELIVQLSRFSIEGGAEISQIFSLNHNYLKEVERFENIEQLSVWLSSVMNEYFSYVFELQDVKHADSIYKAERFIKENYMQKLSLNDVAGHVYLSKAYLSKIFKEETGISLVNYINRLRIDKSKTLLKDHSLSLADIAALVGFDDQSYFSKIFKGITGVSPGKYRKNPSK; encoded by the coding sequence ATGAATGAAAAATTTAATAAATATAAAAATCATATTATCAGCCTCTGCGGAGTGGATTGTAATTTGTTTGATGTGCGGCTGAGAAAATTTTTAGAAGTACCCAGCTTCTGCCAAACCTGCCCGCGCTATCCAGATCATGCCAATACGCATTTATACGGCTGTTACGAGGCACAGCGCTGGGACGATAAGTATATTTATTACTGCCCGAGAGGGTTTATCTTTATTGCAGTTGCAATTTGTGATGAAATGCATATCATGGACTACGGCGTAATTGCAGGACCTATTTTAATGGGCGAGCCTGACGAAGAACAAAATGCGTTTTTAGGTATTATTCCCCATTTGAGCACGAAAAACGTCAATGATTTAACCGAGCTTATGGTTCCGGTTTTTTGCCGGACGTTACAGTTCGGCAGACAGTGGGAAGATATTCAGACAAAAGACTTTTTAAATGCCGTATATGACGCGGCGGCGGAAAACACGGACATAAAAAAAGAGCAATATCCGATTTCGCTGGAAAACGATTTGCGCGACTCTATTATAAACGGCAATAAAAAGAGGGCAAAGGAGATTTTAAATCTGCTGCTGGGCCATATATTTTTCCATTCGGCAGGAGAACTTGATAAAATTAAAGAACGAATCACTGAGCTGATTGTTCAGCTATCAAGATTTTCGATTGAAGGCGGCGCGGAAATTTCTCAGATTTTTTCGCTTAATCATAACTACTTAAAAGAAGTGGAACGTTTTGAAAATATTGAACAGCTCAGTGTGTGGTTGAGCAGTGTGATGAATGAATATTTCAGCTATGTGTTCGAATTGCAGGACGTGAAGCACGCGGACAGCATTTATAAGGCAGAGCGGTTTATAAAAGAAAATTATATGCAGAAGCTATCGTTAAACGACGTTGCGGGACACGTATATTTAAGCAAAGCGTATTTAAGCAAAATATTTAAAGAGGAAACGGGCATTAGCTTAGTAAATTATATTAACCGGCTTCGTATTGACAAAAGCAAGACGCTTTTAAAAGACCATTCCCTGTCTTTAGCAGACATAGCAGCACTGGTGGGATTTGACGACCAGAGCTACTTTTCAAAAATATTTAAAGGCATAACTGGTGTTTCTCCCGGAAAATACCGCAAAAATCCTTCAAAATAA
- a CDS encoding DUF2284 domain-containing protein: MKELEQKIYDFGMDHAAVLPVEQIRFEPSLISLCESNACGNYGKNWTCPPRVGNTKELIAKAKTFKNILVFQKIYQLEDSFDVEGMQESSRNFQKLIRDVHAICKQADSQFLLLGAGGCRFCEECAAVSDEPCRFPEEKIASLESYSIQVSSLAEACGMKYINGANTVTYFGGILY; encoded by the coding sequence ATGAAAGAGCTGGAACAAAAAATTTATGATTTCGGTATGGATCACGCCGCTGTTCTGCCCGTGGAGCAAATTCGTTTCGAGCCGTCGCTGATTTCGCTGTGTGAAAGCAATGCCTGCGGGAATTACGGCAAGAACTGGACATGTCCTCCCCGCGTTGGAAACACAAAAGAACTGATTGCAAAAGCAAAAACCTTTAAAAATATATTGGTTTTTCAAAAAATTTATCAATTAGAAGATTCTTTCGATGTTGAAGGAATGCAGGAAAGCAGCCGCAATTTTCAAAAGCTGATCAGAGACGTACATGCAATATGCAAACAAGCGGATTCTCAGTTTCTGCTGCTGGGAGCCGGAGGCTGCCGCTTCTGTGAAGAATGCGCCGCTGTCAGCGACGAGCCGTGCCGTTTTCCGGAAGAAAAAATCGCCTCTCTGGAATCTTACAGCATTCAAGTGTCGTCTTTGGCAGAGGCATGCGGTATGAAATATATAAACGGTGCAAACACAGTTACATATTTCGGCGGAATTTTATATTGA
- a CDS encoding corrinoid protein codes for MNILEEMSTFLQQGRAKQVKELVAQAIEEGIAPQEILEKGLLSGMSIIGEKFKNNEVFVPEVLIAARAMNAGTELLKPHLATAGVKSSGTAVVGTVKGDLHDIGKNLVKMMLEGKGLTVIDLGVDVSPETFVEKAIENNAQVICCSALLTTTMVEMKNVVAKAEEKGIRDKVKIMVGGAPITQEFCDSIGADYYTTDAASASDVALKICAGA; via the coding sequence ATGAATATTTTAGAAGAGATGAGCACATTTCTGCAGCAGGGAAGAGCAAAACAGGTGAAAGAGCTGGTTGCCCAGGCAATTGAAGAAGGAATTGCACCGCAGGAAATTCTTGAAAAGGGTCTGCTGAGCGGAATGAGTATTATTGGTGAAAAGTTTAAAAACAATGAAGTTTTTGTTCCTGAGGTTTTAATCGCCGCCCGCGCTATGAACGCCGGCACGGAATTGCTTAAGCCGCATTTGGCAACTGCAGGAGTGAAATCCAGCGGAACTGCAGTTGTAGGAACGGTTAAGGGTGATTTACACGACATTGGCAAAAATCTTGTAAAAATGATGTTAGAGGGCAAAGGTCTCACAGTAATTGATTTGGGCGTTGACGTTTCACCGGAAACATTTGTTGAAAAGGCAATTGAAAACAACGCGCAGGTTATCTGCTGCAGCGCATTGCTGACCACAACAATGGTTGAAATGAAAAATGTGGTTGCAAAGGCAGAAGAGAAAGGAATCCGCGACAAAGTGAAAATTATGGTCGGCGGCGCTCCCATTACACAGGAATTCTGCGACAGCATCGGCGCAGATTATTATACAACCGATGCGGCTTCCGCTTCTGATGTTGCGCTGAAAATTTGTGCCGGTGCGTGA